In Pseudomonas glycinae, the DNA window ACCAGCAGACCGGAGAAGAGATAAGCGAGCAAGACAGCCGGGCCGGCGGCGGCAATGGCGTGGCCGGAGCCGACAAACAGCCCGGCACCGATGATGCCGGCAATGGAAAGCATGGTGACATGACGCGGCTTGAAGCCCTGCGCCAACTGACCGTTCGAGTCCTTCGAGTTCAAGCTATTCATTGTTTTTGTTGTTCTCTGGTGATCGACGTTTGGGCGTACTGACGACGTGTCAGGCGATCATCATTTCTTCCTGTTGCCCTGCTCCAGAGCGGCGCACCTCAAGCGCTGCAGCGTTACAACTCGGTCGGACAACGACGCAGGGCGATGAAATGATGCGTCACCTTACGTGCCTGGCGTTGATCGCAAATAGCCTGGGAGCGGCATGGGGGCGTCTGATTTCGACATGGTGAATCCCGAGGGTGAATCCCGGCACATTCAGCCAGACTCACCCAATGCTCGAGGCGCGCCAGTCGCCGATTGTTGCGGGACAGTCGAAGTGCTGCGTTGAACATCGCGTGGCAGAGATGCAACAGCGCAACGGCCAATCAATTTGCACACGCCTTTATGCGTGAACTGATTCGATCGCTGCAGATCCAGCGCCTTGTACAAGATCAATCAGCCAGGTCCGGAACGCCACGACTTTCTTCGAGTTGGCGATTTCCAGCGGTGTCACCAGATAAAAGCCCAGATCGGATTTCAGTTTCAGGTTGAATGGCGCCACTAATTTCCCGGCCTTCAAATCGTCATCGACATAGGTCGATCGACCAATACAGACCCCTAATCCGTCGATGGCAGCCTGTACCGCCATCATCGCCAGATCGAACGTCAGCCGAGTGCCCTCAGCCAGCTTCTTCGGCTGACCCGCAGCACTCAACCACATGTTCCAGTCATTGCTGGTCATCCCGCTGACCTGCAATAACTTGTGATTGGCCAGGTCAACGGGGTTCTTCAGGGCCATGGGGCCGGTCAGCAGCTTGGGGCTGCACACCGGAAAGATTTCGTCTGACATCAGCCAGTCCGCCCGCAACCCTTTCCAGTCGCCAAAGCCGTAGCGGATGGCGGCGTCTATGCCGCCCTTGCGGAAGTCGACGAGATCGGTCGAAGCGGTCACACGCACGTCAATATTGGGAAACGCCTCCTGAAAAGACGCCAGACGCGGCAACAACCATTTGGAGGCAAGAGAAACCAGAGTACTGATGGTCAATGCGCTGTTGTTGGTCGATTCCAGCAGCATTTCCGTGGAGTAACGCAACTCATGAAAAGCCGAGCGAATTCCGGGCAGATACGCATGACCTTCGGTAGTCAGCGCCAGACCATCCTTGAGCCGCAGAAACAGGCGAACGCCGAGCTCATCTTCAAGTCGGCGGATCTGATGGCTGATGGCCGTCTGCGTGACATTCAACTCTTCGGCGGCCTTGGTGAAACTCATGTGGCGCGCAGCAGATTCAAACGCTTTCAATCCATTGAGAGAGGGAATTCTGGCGACCATAAGACTTCGTTATGCTCATGAGATTTTGTCATAAGGTATCACCCAAGAAGTCCTTTGCAAAATGTTTCAGCGGTCGGGGATTCTAGTGCTGTTTTCAAGCCACAACGGCTTGAAACAACCACTCAAAGGATGAGATCGCCGTGAATAAGACAGTTGAAATCAACAACAGCGCCGACGAAAAAACACCACAACTCAAAGCGCGCAATGCCTCGAGAATGGCTGAAATCAGCCGCCCGCATTTCGATGCTGCGTATGAAAAAGGCTTGATGGGGGTTTCCTGCCGCGTACTGGACAACCGCCGTATCGAAATCGCCACCAGCGGCAGGGAAGTCATCGATTACACCCGCTGTGGGTACCTCAACCTGGACGCTCACCCGAAAGTCCTCGCAGCTGCCAGGGCCTCGATGGATGAAACCCCGTCGACGCACTTTTCGGTGGCCCGCACTCGTCTCACCGCAGAGCCACTGATGCGTCTGGAAGAAACCCTCGCCAAATTGTTCGATGTAAACGGCGTGGTGGTTTTCCCGACTGTGGCTGCCGCCAACATGGGCGCCCTGCCCCTGCTGGCCGCCGGGCTGTTCACGGGCGGTGAAAAGCCGCTGATCGCGTTCGACCGCTTTGCCCACGTGACTCTGCAATATCACATTCCGGTCCTGCGCGAAGAGACTGAAGTCATCGTCATCGAGCACAACGACCTCGACCACCTGGAGCGTTTGTGCAAAAGCGGGCGCAAGGTTGCCTACGTCGGCGACGGCGCTTACTCGATGGGCGGCGCTGCGCCGGTCCGCGAATTGCGCGCGCTGCAGGACAAATACGGTCTGTTCGTCTATCTGGACGACGCCCACGGCATTTCGGTGGTGGGTCAGCACGGTGAAGGTTTTGTCCGCTCGCAACTCGACGGTCTGGACGAGAACACCATCGTCGCCGCATCGCTGGGCAAGGGCTACGGCGCAGCGGGCGGTCTGTTGATGTTGGGCACCCGACATATCGAGAATTCGATTCGTCGCTATGCGCCGACCTACGGATTCTCCTGCGCACCCAACATGGCGGCCGTGGGCGCGGCACTGGCTTCGGCGCAAATTCATGCCACACCAGAACTGCATAAACTGCAACGCGCGCTGCGCAACAACATGCAGCTGTTCGACAACCTGATCCCTACGGAAACCAGCGGCAGTGAACTGCCGATCCGTATCGTGCGCATCGGTAACGAAGAAGAAGCCATCGCCAAAGGCGAATACCTGCTGCAACAGGGCCACTACACGTCTGTCGTGTTCTTCCCGACCGTACCGCGCGGTCAGGCAGCGCTGCGCATGTCGGTCACCTGCGCTCACAACCCGGCCGATATTCTCGACCTGAGCCTGATGCTCAAAAGCAGCGATTCATCGCAAGTCAGCCCTGGTGTTGGCCAGGTCCAGCCCGCGCTGGCTGTTTGACCGACGTCGTGCAGGAGACTTTCAACGTGAAACGAACGGATCTGGCGGACACCTTTGTCACCGCGGTGACGAATTTCGATATCAATACAGCGTCCCTGAATGAGATTCGTGCCATTCAGGAACTTGTCTACGAACGCAAAGTGGTGGCGTTGAAAAATCAGAGGTTGACCCGGGACGGTTATCAACAGTTCGCCGCGTGCTTCGGGGAACTTGAGCAGTTCAAGCTCAAGAGTTACCACGACCCTGACTACCCGAACATTCTGGTGATCAATAACCGTAATGGCGAAGGTGCGGTAGGTGCACGCAAGCTCGGCAACATGTGGCACAGCGACTCCAGCTATTTGGCCAAACCACTGCCACTGACCATGCTGCACGCACAACAACTGCCCGAAACGGGTGGCGATACGTTGTTCGTGGATATGCAATCGGTGTATGACGATTTGCCGAAGGACCTGTACGAGCGTGTCAGGAATCGTCAGGCAGTACACGATGTGCGCTGGACTTACAAAGTCAAGGAAGACGATGTCGGGGAGTCGATACAGGAAATTTTCGCACGCCTCGAGCAGACATTCCCCGCCAGCACTCACCCGACGGTGGCTGTACACCCGCGCACTCAGCGGGAAAGTCTTTACGTCAACCCGGGTTATACCGTGAACATCAACGGCTATTCGCAAGAACAGAGCAAGGCATTGCTCGACGAGCTGTTCGAGTTCGCGCTGACCCCAGAGCGGATCTTCAACTATCAGTGGGAGCCACACGACTTGCTGATATGGGATAACCGCTCTGTCTTGCATTGCGCGACCGAACTGCCGCGAGAAGCTCGGCGGGTGATGTTTCGCATTGGTGTCAACGACGGTGAGTTCTTTGCCGGGAATGCGTTACAGGAGCAGGTCGCATGAGCCGCAAACGCGTTTTGATCGCTCACATTCTGGGCGACGAAGGCAAGCAGATGTTGCGCAAGCGTGACGATATCGAAGTGGTGGAGTTCGAGAATACGATCCCGCAGAGCCAGTTCCACGCCTTGCTCGAGAGTTTCGACGCTGTCCATGGAGTGATCCTCGGCCTGACCCGGTTCGGCGCCGCCGAGTTGCAGCGGGCACCAGGCTTGCAAGTCGTGTCGCGAATCGGCGTAGGTTTCGATGCGGTCGATATCCCGGTGATGACCGAGGCAGCCATTGCGGTGATGGTCTGTGCCAACGCCAACCACCGGGCAGTGGCCGAGCATACGCTTGGGTTCATGCTGTCGCTGGCCAAACGTACCGAGGCACTCACCCACCTGGTGCGCAGCGGCAACTGGCATCGGCGCTACGAGTACCTGCCGAGTGAACTGGAAGGTCGCGAAGCGCTGTTGATCGGATGTGGTCGAATTGGTGCTCGTGTCGCCACGCTTCTTCTGGCACTGGGCATGCGGGTCAAGGTGTATGACCCGTACCTTGCACCGCAACAGTTGCCTCCCGGTGCGCAACCGGTTGCCGTTCTGGAACATGCGTTGGCGGAGGCCGACTACGTCAGCCTGCATTGTCCGAAGACCGATGAAACGATCGGTTTGCTGTCCGCCGAACGGCTGGCCCTGATGAAACCTCAGGCATACGTGATCAACACCGCCCGTGGCGGCATTGTCGACGAGCAGGCGCTCTATCAGGCATTGCTGGAAAAACGTCTGGCCGGTGCCGCGCTGGATGTGTTCCTGCCAGAACCGCCGGTGCATGGCAGCGGTTTGCCGAGTCTCGACAACGTCATCTGCTCGCCGCACCTGGCGGGGGTCTCCCGCGAGGCGGTCAGCCGTATGGCGAAATTGGCGGCGGGCAACGTTCTCGACGTGTTCGACGCACAACCAAACCCCGAAAACGCAGTGAACCCTCAAGTGTTCGATCGTGCGTTTCACCTGCCCGATCCAGAGTCGGCCAGCACGATCCCTTATCCAATCTGACTTGTGAGCAATGGAATGTACCTACGCTATCAGCTATTCGACGACCAGCGCGACGCGATGATCCTCATCGCACGGATCATGATTCTGATCCTGTACGGATACTTCGGCTTCACCTACGTCACCGATCATGGAAGCTTTGTCAGCTACCTGAAATCAGTGGACGCCCCGATACCCGAGTTCACTGCCATCGTCGCCACCATCATCGAGTTCTTCGGTGGTCTGGCGCTGTTGTTCGGTTTCTGGACTCGGCCGATCGCGGCGATCTTCGTGGTGTACACCATCGGGACCGGAATCATCGGCCATGCGTTCTGGAACAGCACCAATCCGGTCGATCATCACACGTTGTTCGTGCACTTCTTCAAGAATGTGAGCATCGCCGGCGGCTTCCTTTTCCTCTGCCTTCTGGGGCCTGGAAAGTACTCGATCGACAAACGTTGATCTCCTGACGACGGGCGCATCCATGCGCCCGTCGTTTTTCCATTTCAGTCCCTGCGGATAATGAAAATGAACGAATTGATTGAACCGGTTGCCGACTTGCGCGACTGGCTGGCACGAGCCGGGAAAATCGGCGAATTGCAGACCGTCTCCTCTGTTGTCGATCCAATCGAAGAAATGAGCGCCATCACTTATCTGGTGGCCCGCCAGAGCCACTCCCCCGCTGTGCTGTTCGACCAGGAAGATTCGCCACTGGGCCTGCGCCACCTGTGGAATATCTTCGGCCCGAGCGTGGCCCGCACCGCGATTACTCTCGAAGAGGCGCCGGATACACCGACGATGGAGCTGATCCGTCGTACAAAGGACAAGCTCAAACACAGCCTGGCCCCACTGGAAATCAACGCCGAAAGCGCGCCGATCTACCAGAACACACTCACTGGCAATGACATTGACCTCACCCGCCTTCCGATCCCCAGGCACTGGCCTCGAGATGGCGGTGCGTACGCCGGGACCGCGGACGCGGTATTCACCCGGGATCAGGCATCGGGTTACCTGAATGTCGGCACTTATCGCATGATGATTCAGGGGCCACGGGAAGTCGGTCTGTCGCTGGCACCGGGCAAGGATGCTCTGCGTCACATTCATCAGGCATGGGCCAAGGGCGAGGCGTTGCCCGTTGCAGCGGCGTGGGGGGTCGATCCCTTGATGATGGTGGTGGGGTCGCAATCCTTGCCGCCAGGCGTCAGCGAATATGACTTTGCCGGCGGCATCAAAGGAAAGCCCATCGAAGTGGTACGGGCAAAACATTCCGATTTATTGATTCCCGCCGCCGCGGAGATCGTCATTGAAGGCCTGATCCGTCCCGGCTCGACGCGTGAGGAAGGGCCTTTCGGTGAGTTCACCGGTTACTACGGCTACAAAGACATCGATTGCCCACTGATCGAAGTCACTGCCCTGCACTACCGCAACCGACCGATTCTGACCAATGCATTGATGGCCGATTTTCCGTCGAACGAGCAAAGTGCGTTTTTCTCCACCATTCGCTCGGCCAAGATCTGGAGCGACCTCGACAAGCTCGGCATCCAGGGCATACAGGGGGTGTATTGTCCGCCCGCTGCCGCCGGAGCATTCGGCATGATCGTCATCAGTCTTGAACAGAAATACGCCGGGCATGCTGCGCAAGCATTGGCACTTGCCGGCCAGGTACCCGGCGGCGCCTACATAACCAAGTGGATAGTCGCCGTGGATGAGGATGTCGATCCCACCGACATGAACCAGGTGCTGTGGGCGATGGCCACGCGCGCAACCCCCAGTGATGACATCGATATCCTGCGCAACACCCGCGGCTCACCGCTGGACCCGGCACAAAATCCACCAGAGAAACGCTTCTTTGGCTCCAAGGCGCTGATCAACGCTTGCAAGGATTACCGCAATATTCGCAACTTCCCGATGCGTACCCTGTTGCGCCCCTCGGTCTATGCGCGAGTGCGTGAACGCTGGTCCGATCTGGGTCTGCCCGGTGAAGCTCCATCGGTCAGCGCATTCGACAATACGGTGGATACCCATGAGCAGCCCTGAACGACGCATCGTCGTCGGCATCAGCGGCAGCCTGCTCACCCGCGCCGCCGATGTAACCCTCAAAGAGCACCGGCCACTGGTTCTGATGGTTCGGGAAACACCGTTGCACGTGGGCCATCTGCGCAGCATGACGCAGGTCTGTGAAATGGGCGGCATCGTGATGCCGCCGGTACCGGCGTTTTACGCTCGACCGCAATCGATCCAGGACATGGTTGATCACACGGTAGGCCGCATGCTCGACCTGTTGGGGCTGGATTGCGGGACGGTACGTCGCTGGGGTTGAACTCCATTGTTGGCTGCATCTTCGGCAAGCGCACATCAACGTCTTGACGAATCGCTCTTTCACAACCCGAACCGCTACATGACCGTGGCATTTACCTGCCCGCGCCAATGGGCGCTGGCAGGCGAATGCCACATCACTTCTTCAAAACCTCACTGGCAAGCTTCGGCGCGCCGGTCAGCATTCACTGACTACATCGACTTCATCGGTGTAGAGCCGCATCACGGTCAGCACAGCCGCAGCCACGAACGACAGCGCAATGATCGACAGCGCGCCGGTGGCGTGTCCCGATCCTTCCAGGGCCGCGCCGAGCAAGGCAATCCCCGTCACCCCGCCGGATTGGCGCGCTGCGTTGAGCACGCCGGAACCGACGCCGACCTTGCCATTGGGCACGCTCGCCAGACAGGCACCGACGATCACCGGCAAGGTCGCACCACCAAGACCGATCAACAGACCGCCAGACACCAGGCACACAGGATCAAGGCCGAACAACGCGAGCAATGCCGCGCCAAGCGCACCGCACAACATGCCTGCTGCACCCACGGTGCGAGCACCGAACACGTTGGACAATCGCCCTGAAACACTGGCCATTACCCCCGTCGCAATGGTCATCGGAATCATCGCTACGCCAATCTCGACAGGCGTGCGGCCCTGGCCCTGCAACGCGAACGGCAGCGCGAACAGACTGCCGTAGTACGCCAGCGTTTGCAGAAATCCGGCGCCGATCGCCGCAGAAAATGTTCTGGATCGAAACAGACTCAGCGGCAGCATCGGCTCACGCTGCACCCGCTGGGAATAGATAAATGCCAGCCCCGCGATCACTGCCACCAGCAAAGTCGCGATGACCCAAGGGTGCCTCCAGCCCCAAACCGGGCCTTCAATCAACGCAAAGATCAACGACACCAGAGCCAGCGCCGAAAGCAACTGTCCGGTCCAGTCAATGGAACGGGGCTGAACGGCAATGACACTTCTGCGCAGTGCAAAACAAGCCAGGGCAATCAGGCAGAACGGTACGTTCAGATAAAAGATCGAGCGCCAGTCGACCAGCTGTATCAGCATGCCGCCCAACAACGGGCCACTCACCAGCGCGAGTGCCGAGATACCGCCCCACAAGGCGACTGCCCTGGCCCGCGCTTCGGGATCGGGGTAGGCCTCGACCAGCAAGGCCATGGAACTGGGCAACATCAACGCCGCGCCAATACCTTGCACGGCGCGCGCGGCAATCAACGCCACCACACCATCAGCCGATCCGCAGGCTATCGATGCCCCCGTGAATATCATCAAGGCACACAGGAACACTTTTCTGGCCCCCAGACGATCGCTCAGCGCACCGGCGGACAGGAGCAGGCTGGCAAATACCAGCGTGTAGGCGCCGGCAATCCATTGCAGCCGGTCCATCCCCGTTGCCAGGTCCTGACCAATGCCTGGCAGCGCAACATTCAGCGCTGTGACATCCAGCGCGACCATGAACGAGCTCAACGCCACGCCCAGTAAAACGGGCGCCGTTGAGGCAGGTCCGCCCACCAGATCCATCGACAGGGTTTTGCCCACTTTCCAACACCTCCCTTTGCGTTAAGGAGGTGATCCTGAGGTGGCGCGCACACTTCGTAAAATTAATTCTCTATTACCCGAACATAAGAGGAACTACTGAGATGATGAACCTGATGCATTGGCGACTGCTGGTCGCCGTGGCTGACGCCGAAAACGTTTCCCGCGCCGCCGAGCGCTATGGCATCACCCAGTCAGGCGCCAGCCAGGCCCTGACGCAAATGGAGGAAGCGCTGGGAGTCAAAGTATTCGTGCGCGATCGACGGCAGACGACCGCGACCGCCATCGGCCAGCAGATCATTGATCGCGCCCGCCGCATGCTCAGCGAATTCGAATCGATCCAGAACCTGGTGGATGCATCACGCGGCTGTCATTTGGGACGGATCAAACTCGCAAGTTTCCCTTCGGTATTCGCCAATCTCCTGCCGCCGCTTTTGCAAAGTTTCAGTCGGCTGCACCCGGGCATCGAAATCGTGTCACTCGAAGGCACTGACGAAGAAGTCGAACAGTGGCTGGCCAACAGCAGCATCGACCTCGGCGTTGTGATGAACCCCTGCCCGTCCCGAGGTGCGCTGTTGCTGGGACGCGACTCGTGGGTGGCGGTGGTGCCTGCGACCCATGACCTGGCACGCAAGTCCTCAGCCAGCACGGTCGCGCTCAGCGACCTGGTGGAAGAACCCTTCATCCTGGCGACCGGTGGCTGCCACCTCAACGGTCAGACGCTGGTCGAGCGAGAAAACCTCACCCTTAAAGACATCAAGATCACCGTGCGTGACTGGACCACGGCGTTTGCGCTGATCAGCGAAGGCATGGGCATTTCCATCGTGCCGGCCTCGACATTGCCCGTGGATCGCCGCGGCATCCGAGTCTTTGAACTGAGCAAACCGATCTACCGGGAATTCGGACTGGTGTGTTCCGCGGCCGGTGAACGCACGCCCTCCGCGCAGGCATTTCTCAATGAAATCCGCAAGTCGACATTGGGCAGTGACATCCCGATGACGGTTCGCAGTATTGAAGCGAAAGTCGCCTGAATGGACATAAGACGACCTAATGATGGGCACATAAGATCGTAATTTTACCGATCAGCGATATGACACCAATATGTCTGGAACAAGGTTCACAGCCGTTTCTGGCGTGATACGGCAACACGTTCGGGTACGCGTTGCCCTCTTATCAAGGAGATACTCATGAAACTGTACTTCGCTCCCATGACCTGCTCACTGTCACCGCACATCGTGTTGCGGGAGTTGGGCCTGCCTTTCGAGCTGATCCGCGTCAACAACAAAACCAAAGCCACGGCAGATGGCCGTGACTTCCGCGACATCAATCCCAAGGGCTACGTCGCTGCACTGGTGCTGGATAACGGCCAGGTGCTGACCGAAGGCCCCGCCATCGTCCAGTATCTCGCCGACCAGGTTCCCGGCAACTCACTGGCACCGGCCAATGGCACTTGGGAGCGCACACGTCTGCAGGAATTGCTGAACTTCATCACCTCGGAAATCCATGGTGGCAGCGCTCCGTTGTTCAACTCGGACATCCCCGAGCCGGTAAAGGAAATTTTCCGTCAGAAACTGTTCAAACGCCTCGATTACCTGAACAGAGGCCTGGTGCAGCATGACTATCTGCTGGGCACTTTCAGTCTCGCCGATGCTTATCTGTTCACTGTTCTTAAATGGTTGCCGTTCTTCAACATCGATATCAATACCTGGCCAGAACTGGCCTCGTTCATGGAGCGTATCGAAGCACGTCCAAGCGTGCAGGCGGCCATTGCCGCAGAAGAAGCAACACAGCCGGTTTAAACATGGACGATAGAAGCTGGTCGATACCAGCTTCTGCCTCACTTCAATCTGGATGAAGACCCACTATGCAGACAATTGAACGCGTCCCAAGCGGCCACGCAGGACGTAGCCGTTCCTGCGCCTACGCCGATATCGTTTACACAGTCGCCACCAGCGCAGACACGTCGTTGGATATCGTCGGACAAACTCATCAGGCCCTCGCCACGCTGAGCGCCAGCCTTGAAGGTCTTGGCTCGCATACCTCGCGCATGCTCAGCGCCCAGGTACTGCTGGCGGACATGGCCGACAAACCCGAAGTGGATGAAATCTGGGCAAAATGGATCGGTGACAATCCGCAGCATTGGCCCCAGCGCGCCTGCTACGGTGTTGATCTTGGCGGCAGACTGCTGATTGAAATAATCGTCACGGCAGCGCGAGGAGCAACAGATGATGCCTAACGATCAA includes these proteins:
- a CDS encoding MFS transporter; the encoded protein is MGKTLSMDLVGGPASTAPVLLGVALSSFMVALDVTALNVALPGIGQDLATGMDRLQWIAGAYTLVFASLLLSAGALSDRLGARKVFLCALMIFTGASIACGSADGVVALIAARAVQGIGAALMLPSSMALLVEAYPDPEARARAVALWGGISALALVSGPLLGGMLIQLVDWRSIFYLNVPFCLIALACFALRRSVIAVQPRSIDWTGQLLSALALVSLIFALIEGPVWGWRHPWVIATLLVAVIAGLAFIYSQRVQREPMLPLSLFRSRTFSAAIGAGFLQTLAYYGSLFALPFALQGQGRTPVEIGVAMIPMTIATGVMASVSGRLSNVFGARTVGAAGMLCGALGAALLALFGLDPVCLVSGGLLIGLGGATLPVIVGACLASVPNGKVGVGSGVLNAARQSGGVTGIALLGAALEGSGHATGALSIIALSFVAAAVLTVMRLYTDEVDVVSEC
- a CDS encoding LysR family transcriptional regulator, yielding MMNLMHWRLLVAVADAENVSRAAERYGITQSGASQALTQMEEALGVKVFVRDRRQTTATAIGQQIIDRARRMLSEFESIQNLVDASRGCHLGRIKLASFPSVFANLLPPLLQSFSRLHPGIEIVSLEGTDEEVEQWLANSSIDLGVVMNPCPSRGALLLGRDSWVAVVPATHDLARKSSASTVALSDLVEEPFILATGGCHLNGQTLVERENLTLKDIKITVRDWTTAFALISEGMGISIVPASTLPVDRRGIRVFELSKPIYREFGLVCSAAGERTPSAQAFLNEIRKSTLGSDIPMTVRSIEAKVA
- a CDS encoding hydroxyacid dehydrogenase — translated: MSRKRVLIAHILGDEGKQMLRKRDDIEVVEFENTIPQSQFHALLESFDAVHGVILGLTRFGAAELQRAPGLQVVSRIGVGFDAVDIPVMTEAAIAVMVCANANHRAVAEHTLGFMLSLAKRTEALTHLVRSGNWHRRYEYLPSELEGREALLIGCGRIGARVATLLLALGMRVKVYDPYLAPQQLPPGAQPVAVLEHALAEADYVSLHCPKTDETIGLLSAERLALMKPQAYVINTARGGIVDEQALYQALLEKRLAGAALDVFLPEPPVHGSGLPSLDNVICSPHLAGVSREAVSRMAKLAAGNVLDVFDAQPNPENAVNPQVFDRAFHLPDPESASTIPYPI
- a CDS encoding DoxX family protein, encoding MYLRYQLFDDQRDAMILIARIMILILYGYFGFTYVTDHGSFVSYLKSVDAPIPEFTAIVATIIEFFGGLALLFGFWTRPIAAIFVVYTIGTGIIGHAFWNSTNPVDHHTLFVHFFKNVSIAGGFLFLCLLGPGKYSIDKR
- a CDS encoding aminotransferase class I/II-fold pyridoxal phosphate-dependent enzyme translates to MNKTVEINNSADEKTPQLKARNASRMAEISRPHFDAAYEKGLMGVSCRVLDNRRIEIATSGREVIDYTRCGYLNLDAHPKVLAAARASMDETPSTHFSVARTRLTAEPLMRLEETLAKLFDVNGVVVFPTVAAANMGALPLLAAGLFTGGEKPLIAFDRFAHVTLQYHIPVLREETEVIVIEHNDLDHLERLCKSGRKVAYVGDGAYSMGGAAPVRELRALQDKYGLFVYLDDAHGISVVGQHGEGFVRSQLDGLDENTIVAASLGKGYGAAGGLLMLGTRHIENSIRRYAPTYGFSCAPNMAAVGAALASAQIHATPELHKLQRALRNNMQLFDNLIPTETSGSELPIRIVRIGNEEEAIAKGEYLLQQGHYTSVVFFPTVPRGQAALRMSVTCAHNPADILDLSLMLKSSDSSQVSPGVGQVQPALAV
- a CDS encoding UbiD family decarboxylase; translated protein: MNELIEPVADLRDWLARAGKIGELQTVSSVVDPIEEMSAITYLVARQSHSPAVLFDQEDSPLGLRHLWNIFGPSVARTAITLEEAPDTPTMELIRRTKDKLKHSLAPLEINAESAPIYQNTLTGNDIDLTRLPIPRHWPRDGGAYAGTADAVFTRDQASGYLNVGTYRMMIQGPREVGLSLAPGKDALRHIHQAWAKGEALPVAAAWGVDPLMMVVGSQSLPPGVSEYDFAGGIKGKPIEVVRAKHSDLLIPAAAEIVIEGLIRPGSTREEGPFGEFTGYYGYKDIDCPLIEVTALHYRNRPILTNALMADFPSNEQSAFFSTIRSAKIWSDLDKLGIQGIQGVYCPPAAAGAFGMIVISLEQKYAGHAAQALALAGQVPGGAYITKWIVAVDEDVDPTDMNQVLWAMATRATPSDDIDILRNTRGSPLDPAQNPPEKRFFGSKALINACKDYRNIRNFPMRTLLRPSVYARVRERWSDLGLPGEAPSVSAFDNTVDTHEQP
- a CDS encoding TauD/TfdA dioxygenase family protein, producing the protein MTDVVQETFNVKRTDLADTFVTAVTNFDINTASLNEIRAIQELVYERKVVALKNQRLTRDGYQQFAACFGELEQFKLKSYHDPDYPNILVINNRNGEGAVGARKLGNMWHSDSSYLAKPLPLTMLHAQQLPETGGDTLFVDMQSVYDDLPKDLYERVRNRQAVHDVRWTYKVKEDDVGESIQEIFARLEQTFPASTHPTVAVHPRTQRESLYVNPGYTVNINGYSQEQSKALLDELFEFALTPERIFNYQWEPHDLLIWDNRSVLHCATELPREARRVMFRIGVNDGEFFAGNALQEQVA
- a CDS encoding Rid family hydrolase — its product is MQTIERVPSGHAGRSRSCAYADIVYTVATSADTSLDIVGQTHQALATLSASLEGLGSHTSRMLSAQVLLADMADKPEVDEIWAKWIGDNPQHWPQRACYGVDLGGRLLIEIIVTAARGATDDA
- the gstA gene encoding glutathione transferase GstA; the encoded protein is MKLYFAPMTCSLSPHIVLRELGLPFELIRVNNKTKATADGRDFRDINPKGYVAALVLDNGQVLTEGPAIVQYLADQVPGNSLAPANGTWERTRLQELLNFITSEIHGGSAPLFNSDIPEPVKEIFRQKLFKRLDYLNRGLVQHDYLLGTFSLADAYLFTVLKWLPFFNIDINTWPELASFMERIEARPSVQAAIAAEEATQPV
- a CDS encoding transcriptional regulator GcvA; its protein translation is MVARIPSLNGLKAFESAARHMSFTKAAEELNVTQTAISHQIRRLEDELGVRLFLRLKDGLALTTEGHAYLPGIRSAFHELRYSTEMLLESTNNSALTISTLVSLASKWLLPRLASFQEAFPNIDVRVTASTDLVDFRKGGIDAAIRYGFGDWKGLRADWLMSDEIFPVCSPKLLTGPMALKNPVDLANHKLLQVSGMTSNDWNMWLSAAGQPKKLAEGTRLTFDLAMMAVQAAIDGLGVCIGRSTYVDDDLKAGKLVAPFNLKLKSDLGFYLVTPLEIANSKKVVAFRTWLIDLVQGAGSAAIESVHA